Below is a window of Bacillota bacterium DNA.
CAGTCTATCTCACCGACCTCGGGGTACTGCGACAGTTTCCCCTGCATTTGAGCTTTTATGTCCTCGAGCGATTCGGGGTCGGTCGCCTCCGCCCTCAGGACCAGCGCGGGCTGGGTGTTGGACGCCCTGACGAGGCCCCACCCTTTCGGGAACAGCACCCGCGCACCGTCCACTTCTATTACGTCGTACCGCGACCGGAAGTGTTCCGTCATTTCCTTTACCACCCTGAACTTCACGTCGTCCGGGCAGTCAACCCTGGTTTCGGGGGTGGAGTAATACCTGGGAATGTCGCCCAGCATCTCTGAGATGCTCTTGTCGCTGTGCGAGATTATCCTCATGAGCCTGGCGGAGGCGTAGATCGCATCGTCGAACCCGTAGTACTCGTCCGCGAAGAACATGTGGCCCGACATCTCGCCCGTGAATATGGCGCCGATCTCTTTCATCTTCGCCTTAATCAGCGAGTGCCCCGTCTTCGAGAATATGGGGTTCCCTCCGAGCCTCCTGATCTCGTCGACGAGCGCCTGGGAGCACTTGACTTCTACCAGGGCGTCCGCACCCGGATGCCTGGGGATTATCTCCCTCCAGAACAGGACCATGAGGATGTCGCCCCAGAGGTGGTTCCCGTTTTCGTCTACCGCCCCCAGCCTGTCGGCGTCCCCGTCGTAAGCCACGCCCACGTCGGCGCCATGTTTCCGCACGGCTTCGACCAGGTGGGCCAAATTCTCGGGTTTTACCGGGTCGGGAAAATGGTTGGGGAAGTTGCCGTCAGGCTCGCAGAACAGCGGAATGACGTCGCAGCCGATCGCTTCCAGCGCGCGAGGGCCGAACAACCCGCCTGCTCCGTTCCCGCAGTCTACAACGACCGTGACCTTCCGCGGGCCCAGCTTGATGCCGTTTCGGATGGTCTCGATGTATTCGGAGACGGGGTCGAGCATGCTGAGAGAGCCGCGGCCCTTCTCGAACCTGCCGGATTCCACGAGCCTGCGCAGGTCCTGTATCTCCTCCCCGTACATTGTCGCGACGCCCTTGCCGAGCTTGAACCCGTTGAACTCGGGAGGGTTGTGGCTGCCCGTTATCATGACGCCACCTTCTATCCCGTACCTCGCACGGGTGAAGTAGAAGATGGGTGTCACAACCAGGCCGATATCCATGACGTTGCAGCCGGTTTCGAGAAGCGCCTCTACGATGGTGTCCCTGTACGCGCGCGAAGAAAGCCTGTTGTCACGCCCCACGACAACGTCGGTCAGGCCGCGCCGCCTGATGTACGTGCCGTACGCCCTGCCGATCAGGTCGACCGTCTCACGGCTCAAGTCCTTGCCTACGAGTCCCCTCACATCGTACTCGCGGAAAATCTGAGGATTGACCACCGGCATGAAAGCACCCCCAAGTGCTCGCTGGAGTCCTTAGTAGTTCTTCCCTGCGTCAATCCATTCCTTTCTGCGCCGTGACATAGTGAGCGCCGCGCCCGCATAAATCGAAACCGGGAAAGTACAATTCCGGATGGCAGGAATTCACAACAGCCTGTCGAAAGCATATGCCAATAGCTGCCATACACGCCATGGCTTTTCGGAGGAGGCTTTTCGTTGGCGGGAGGACCCGTGGGCATCAGCCTCGCTTGCTGGCATCCGGTAACACAGGAACTGCTGGGGGCGCTGCGACGGATGATCCTCACCGGTGAACTTGAACCGGGCCAGAGGTTGATAGAGCGAGATATCGCAGACAGGCTCGGCGTCAGCAGGACCCCTGTAAGAGAGTGCATCCGGAAGCTGGAATCGGAAGGCCTGGTGGAGCATCTTCCGCGTAAAGGATGCGTGGTCCGACGCGTGAGCGCAGGTGAAGTTGTGGAGGTATTCATGATCCGGTCGTCGCTGGAGCCTCTGGCCAGCCGGCTGGCCGCGGAGCGCAGGATGCCCCGCGACGTCACGAGGCTGCGAAAGATCCTCACCGATCTGCGGTCGGCGGCGGCCCGGGGGGATTCGTCCACTGCGCACGATTTCCACGTCCTTTTCCACGAGACGATATTCCGCGCGGCGCGGAGCCCCAGGCTCGCGGGGATGCTCAAGACCCTGATGCACCAGAGCTTCTGGTATGCCCGCGTCGCATACACCATACCGGGCAGGATCGAACAGGCCCAGGCAGAGCACGCGGCAATGCTCGATGCCATCGAGACGGGAGACTCGGACCTCGCCGAATCGCGCTCGCGCGAGCACGTCAACCGCTCCAAGGCGGCTTACATGAGCATACAATCGACGGTTACGAGGGCATAACGCGCGGCAGTGCATTGAGGCAGGCGCGCTTTTTCGGCTCACTCTTGGTATACCGTATCCCATGACAAAACCTGCCTGAGACGAGCGTAAAGGCCGCCTAAGCAGGGAGTTCGGACAGGTTGTCGTGCGGGGAGGTCGGATGGTGAGTGACGATGTGCGGCGCCCGGAAGCAACCTTAAAGGTACAGGAGTGCCTGCCCGATGACGCGCGAAAGGGTATCGCCAGGATAGACGTGTCGTACCTTGGCGTGCTTGACGTCAAGTTCGGTGATTACGTCGAGATCGCCGGAAGGCGCACAACCTGCGCCAGGGTGGTGCCGGCGTTTGGCGACGTGTACGGTTTCGGCGTTATTCAGATAGACGGTGTGACCCGGGAAAACGCAGGCACAGCGGTCGGCGAACCGGTCAGGGTACGCAAGTGCGAGCCCTCCCCCGCGATTTCGGTCGTCCTATCCCCCCTTCTCGCCCGCGAGTTCGACTCGAAGAGGGACATCGAGTATCTCTCGCGTTCGCTACGGGGGCTCCCCGTGACGAAGGGCGACAGGGTGGAGGCGCCGCTGCTCGGTCAGCAATTCGAGTCGTTCACCGTCACCGGCTCCGCCCCGAAGGGGCCGGTGGTGATCACGGCCGACACCCAGGTCAAGGTCGGCCCGCCTGAGACCCTGGACGGTCGCCAGATCCGCGTATCCTACGAGGACATAGGCGGGCTCCACCGGCAGGTACGGAGGATCCGCGAGCTCATAGAGATGCCTGTCCGGTTTTCCGGCCTGTTCCGCCGCCTCGGGATCGAGCCGCCGAGGGGCGTCCTCATGTACGGCCCACCCGGGACCGGGAAAACTCTGATCGCCCGCGCGGTCGCGAGCGAATCCGACGTGCATTTCATCCACGTAAACGGCCCCGAGATAATGCACAAATACTACGGCGAAAGCGAAGCCCGGCTGCGCGAGATTTTCGACGAGGCGAGGCGCAAGGCCCCTAGCGTGATATTCCTCGACGAACTCGACGCGCTCGCGCCGAGGCGGGGTGAGGTGCTCGGAGACGTCGAGAAGCGCGTGGTCGGCCAGCTCCTCGCGCTCATGGACGGGCTGGTGGCGAGGGGCGACGTCATAGTCCTCGCGGCCACGAACATGCCCGACCTCGTTGACCCGGCGCTGAGGCGCCCCGGCCGCTTCGACCGCGAGATCCCCGTCCCCGTTCCCGACAAGAGCGACCGTCTCGAGATACTCCGGATACACACCCGCGGCATGGCGCTGGCCCCGGACGTGAGCCTGGCGAGACTCGCCGACCTCACGCACGGCTTCGTCGGGGCCGACCTTGCGAACCTGTGCAGGGAAGCAGGGATGCGGGCCTTGCGGCGCCTGTTGCCGCGCATGGGAAGCGGCGGGACGGAAGTGCGGGAGGCCGGCGACCCGCTGGCGGACGCCGGCGTGGTCGCCGGCGAATTGTTCGAGATCACCATCACCGCCGGCGACTTCCTCGAGGCACTGAAGGAAATCGAGCCCTCGGCGATGCGTGAGTTCTTTTCGGAAGTGCCCGAGGTGCGCTGGGGCGACATAGGCGCTCTCGACGACGTGAAACAGGCCATGGCCTCCCTGGTCGAATGGCCCATGAAACACCCTGACCTGTACGAGCGGGCCGGGATCACCCCGCCGAAAGGCGTCCTGCTTTCGGGACCCACGGGCACCGGCAAGACCCTTGTAGCCAAAGCCGTCGCAACCGAGACCGGAGTCAACTTCATTCCGGTGCCGGGCCCCGTCCTGTATTCGAAGTGGCTGGGTGAGTCCGAGAAAGCCGTTCGCGAGCTGTTCAGGAAGGCCCGGCAGGCCGCCCCGTGCATCCTCTTCTTCGACGAGCTCGATTCAATCGCGGGCACGCGCGGCCACGGCGCCACGGCCGGCGGCTCGGAGCGACTCGTCAGCCAGCTGCTGTTCGAGATCGACGGTCTCGAAGACCTCAAGGGAGTCGTCGTACTCGCCGCCACCAACAGGATCGACCTCATCGACCCCGCTCTGCTCAGGCCCGGGAGGTTCGACTTCATAGTCGAGTTCAAACCCCCGGACTCCAGCGGCAGGCTCGAGATACTCAAGGTCCACACGAGAAAGACGCCGCTCGAGCCCGGTGTGGACCTCATCGAGATAGCCGCGATGACGGAGGGCTTCACCGGTTCCGATCTCGCGGGCGTTTGCCGCCACGCGTCCATCCTCGCCGTGCGGGAGTACATGGCGCGCAGCGCGGTCGCGGCCGGCGGAACCGGGGAATTCCGCCTGTCCATGAGGCACTTCGCCGCGGGTGTAGAGGCCATCAGGGGTCAGGTGAAGGAGGGATGCCATCGCTACCAGGGCTAGAGTCGCCGGAGGCGGGCCGGCAAGTGTGAAGCCCGTCGCCGGACGCACGGTCCGGGCGGCCCGCCCGGGTCCGAGAATAAGGCTGGAAAGGATGGTGGATGAAGATGCTGGATGCCAGGGAGCTATTCGCGGAAAAGACCCTGAAACAGGCGTCCATCTGGTGTCGCGGGGTGCTCCAGAACAAGGAGGCCCGCGACCTGGCGGTGGCCCTGGCCAACGCGGCCGCATCCGAGGGCAAGTACGTCCAGGCGTTCGACAACTACGTCGACCTGCCGGACAGGGTGCACGTGCCCGTACGCTCGTACGCCAGGATCGCAGACGAGCCGATCGAGTCCAGGTACATCTACGAAAACGAGAACCCAAACGCGGTGGTGCTCGTCGAGGAGTCGCTGGTGAAAGGCTGCCAGGTACTTGACGGGATGCCGCCGGGCGGCGTGCTCGTGGTAAACACCAGGCGAAGCCCTGAGTATATCGCGGGGTTCCTGCGCAACGCCGCTAACCTTGCGAAGGTGGTCTGCGTGGATGCGTCCGGGATCTCGCAGACGATAGTGACGCTGTCCGGAGCAGAGGGCGCCACCGACGCGTCGGGGATCGGCGGCGGCCTGGCGGCGCCCCTCGCAGGCGCCGTCGTCAAGGCGACGGGCTGGGTAAACCTCGATTCTCTCTGCAAGGTAGTGAAAGACCCGGAATCCGCGACCATGGGGTTCAAGACCGCCCAGGTCTGGGAAGTGCCTGCGGGCTTCTTCCAGTAAGGAGGTGTGGTCAGATGACGCATACCGAGATGCCGTTCGCCGGAACCGTCGATTGCCCGACGACGGTCAACCGCGGGATGGTGACAGGCTGCTGGAAAATGAAGCGGCCCGTCCAGAACAGGGACCTGTGTACCGAGTGCCTCAATTGCTGGATCGTGTGCCCCGACGCTTGCATTACCCAGACCGATGATGGCCTCACATGGAACTACGAGTTCTGCAAGGGCTGCGGCCTCTGCGGCCAGGAGTGCCCGGTCGGGGCGATCACGTACGTTCCGGAGCTTGAGTTCAAGGATTAGGGGGTGAAGGATCGTGGGCAAGAAAAAGTTCATGTCCGGGGTTGTGGCGACGGCCAATGCGGTTAAACTCGCCGACGTCGACGTCATCGCCACGTACCCCATCAGGCCCTACACGGGCGTCATGTCGGAACTTACCAGGATGGTGGCCGACGGGGAGCTCGACGCCGAGATACTCCACGCTGCGGGCGAGCACGACCAGCTAGCTATTGCGTATGGGGCGTCCGCAGCGGGCGCCAGGACGTTCGTGGGGAGCTCCGGCGTCGGGGTAACGTTTGCCTTCGAGGTGTACTCCCCCATGTCCGGCGCGCGACTCCCCGCCCAGTGCATGATCGCCGACAGGACCCTCGACCCGCCCGGCGACTTCGGTTCGGAACACACCGAGGCGCTGTGCTGCCGGGACCAGGCCTGGATAATGGGCTGGGCGGAGAACCCGCAGGAAGCGCTGGACCTGAGCCTGCTGTTCTACCGCATAGGCGAGGACCCGCGGGTTCTCCTCCCGCAGTTCGCATGCCAGGACGGGTATTTCGTGTCACACATCCCCGGCGAGGTCGACATCCCCGACCCCGCTCAGGTCAAAGAGTTCCTGCCGCCATACAAGAACCACCACTCCCTCGACCCGAACAAGCCCCAGATCATCGGCGCGCAGATCGAGCCGAAGATGGGCCCGCCCTTGCAGTACCAGAGGAAGATGGCCGTCGACGCGGCGCGCAAGGTGATCGTCGAGGCGCACGAGGACTTCGGCAGGATCTTCGGCCGGAAGTACGATCCCTGGATGGAGGAGTACTTGACTGAGGACGCCGACGCCGTGTTCTTCATACAGGGCGCGCACGCGGCAACCGCCAGGGCGGTCGCCCGCAGGATGAGGGATCAGGGCGCAAAGGTCGGCGTGGTGAAGCTCCGCACCTTCCGCCCGTTTCCCTCCCGGGAGGTATGCGACAGGCTGTCAAGATTCAAGGTAGTGGGGATCGTCAACAACGACGCGTGCTTCGGTATCAGCGGCGGAGCGGGTGTCCTCTTCAGCGAGGTCCGCACCGCTCTGTACGGCCTCGGCGACAGGGTGAAGACCATCGGCTTCGTCGCCGGTCTCGGCGGCGAGGTCATAAGCCGCGAGGAGCTATACTCGATGGGCAAGGTAATGCTCGAGGCCGCCAGGACGGGCGTCGTCGAGAAGGATACGTACTGGCTGCCGTTCGAGCTCAGCGCCTGATCGAAAGGAGGGTGACGACATGCTTGAAGACATCCGCTCGCTGGCTAAAGCCCCGAAGGAAGAGTATTACGCGCCCGGCCACCGTACCTGCGCGGGCTGTGGCCCGGCGCTCGTGTACAGGCTCGTGGCGAAGGCGGCCGGTCCCAACACCATATTCATAGGCCCGACCGGCTGCATGTACGTCGCTAACACCAGCTACGGGTGCGGCCCGTGGAAGGTGCCGTGGATCCACGCCCAGATCACCAATGGCGGCGGTGTGGGCTCGGGAATCGCGGCCGCATACAAGGCGATACTGCGCAAAGGCAAGAAAACGGGCGAGTACCCCAACGTGATAGTGATGGCGGGGGACGGCGGCGCCACCGACATAGGGCTGACCAGCATCTCGGGCGCGGCGTACCGCGGCCACGACATGCTGATCATCTGCTACGACAACGAGTCCTACGCCAACACCGGCATCCAGACGTCGCCCACCACGCCGTGGGGCGCGTGGACCACGTTCACCCCCGCCGGCCCGGTGATCCCCGAGGGCAAGAGGATATGGCAAAAGGACAACCCCAAGCTCATGGCCGCCGGCCACCCGGCATTGAAGTTCATAGCCACGGCGTCCCTCGCGTACCCGCTCGACCTGATGAACAAGGTCAGGAGGGGGCTGAACGCCACCGGCCCGGCATACCTCCACATCCACGCCCCCTGTCCCAAGGGATGGATGTTCGCTCCCGATCTCACCCTGGAGATGGGCAGGCTTGCCGTGCAGACCGGCATGTGGCAGATGTACGAGGTGTCCGGAGGCCGCTTCAAACTCACCCTGGAGCCGGAGAAGAGGCTCCCCGTCACGGAATATGTCACCAGGCAGGGAAGGTTCCGCCACCTCAAACCCGAGCACATCGAGAAGATCCAGCAGTTCATCGACGCGAAGTGCGTCGAGGCCGGCATCAAAGCGGTGACGCCGCCCGCAACGGCTTAACGAGGAGGTACGTGTGATACGCGGGACACTGGTCGCTCCCGCGGCCGGTGTCCCGGCCGGTGCGCGTGTATCGAGATCCAGTTTCCGGGCCCGTTCCCTAAACGTACCCTCTGGGAGGTAGAGTGCAGTGATTGAAGTAATGGCGCGTTACCTTTCCCCGGGCACCTGGATCCTTGGGATCTCCCCGATAGCGACCGTGCTCGTCCTCATGGTGGCGCTTCGCTGGGGTGGGGCCAAGGCGGGGGCCGTCGCATGGCTGTGGGCGGCACTCGTTTCCCTGACATGCTTCGGCGGCGACGTGACCACCCTGGCGAGCGGCACCGCCAAGGGTCTCTGGGAGACGCTGTTTATCCTCCTGATAGTCTGGGGCGCCATGTCGGTTTATGGGCTCATCGACGGGATGGGCGGGTTCCCCGTGATCACGTCGACATTCAACAGGGTCACGGGCGGCGACCGTTTACTCCAGATCCTAATAATCGGCATGGTGTTTCCCGCCTGGATGCAAGGGGTGCTCGGATTCGGGACCCCCGTGGCGGTCACGGCGCCGCTCCTTATCGGTCTCGGCTTCGACCCCATCCTGGCGGTCACTATCCCGCTGCTCGGTCACAGCTGGACCGTAACGTTCGGCTCCCTTGGCAGCTCCTACTGGACCCTCCAGCGGATGACCGGCCTGGCGGAGAAACCCCTGGCGTTGTGGTCGGCGGTTTATTTCGTCCCGATGTGCGTCATGATGTTTTTCTTCGGCGCGTTCTGGTACTCCAAACTCGTCTACGGCGATCCATGGAGAGAGGTGAAGCGCGGGTGGTTCCCGTGGCTGTCGCTCGGGGTCATACAGGGGATGGCGATCTTCCTGTTCTCGGCGTACGTTTTCCCCTCAATCGGCGGATTCATGGCGGGGTTTGTCGGCCTGGCGTGGGGTAGCCTGATACGCAAATTCCCGTTCTACAGGGTCGAGGTGAGCGACCAGACCGTGGCTGCACAGGCAGGCACAGGCCCGGCGGTAACGGCCCCCGCCACGAAAGAGGGCCAAAAGCCGGCAAGCAGGCAGCTGACCTTCGGGCAGGCGTTCCTCCCCTACGTCGTGATCATCGTCCTTGTGCTGGCAATATACCTGTCGCCACTTCTCCAGCCGGTGCTGGGGACGCCAAACATCAGGGCAATACTGGAGCAGAACCAGTTTCAGCTCGGCCCCGCATGGCCTCAAACCAAGACAGCGCTGGGGTTCGTGAACGCCAAGGCCGCCAAGTACTCCCCGCTACGCATCTTCACCATGCCCGGCTCGATCATCTGGGGGTCGCTGATAATCTCGGTGGCGATCTACACCATCGCCGGCCTGTTCAAGCCCCAGGTATGGAAGAAGATCGGTGAGAGGTTGATCAAGGCCGCGATACCCGCCAGCCTCACGCTAATACCTCTCAGCATGATGTCCGTGGTCATGATGGAGCACGGCATAACGACCCTCCTTGCCGTCGGAACGGCGAAGGCGACGGGCGCGCTGTACCCGTTCTTCGCCAACTACATCGGCCAGCTCGGCGCGTTCATGACCGGAAGCAACACCGCGTCCAACATCCTTTTTGGGGCGTTCCAGCGTGACACGGCACTCGTGCTCGGGATCACCCCCTTCCTGGTAGCCGGGGCGCAGACTGTCGGCGGCGCCATCGGAAACATCCACTGCCCCATGAACATCACCCTCGGCACGGGCTCCGCGGGAATACCGGGCCGCGAGGGGGAGGTCATGTCGAGGACTCTGACCACGGGAGCAATTATCGGCCTGGTCACCGGCGTCTTGTCCCTGGTGCTGGTCTCGATGTTCCCCAGGGCCGGGCTGTAGCCCGTCTCAGTCTATTCCATGGGAGGTGTGACAGGTGGCAGGGAAGTTCGAACCCTCGTACGTCAAGAACAAGCTCTCCGCGAGGCTCCTGTCCATAGCCGTGTTCTGGGCTGGTTTTCTCGCCATCTACTTCGGCGGGATGGTCGGCGGGAGCGCGACGGCTAACACGCTGGGCCTTCTGGCCATGCTTGGTGCGGCGATCCTGGTGTTGGCCACCTGAGAGGCGTTGAGGAGGGGCTGCCGTGAAGGTGCTGATTACCGGCGCTGCCGGGTCGGTGGGGCGTCATCTCGTTAGGCGCTACCTCGAGAAGGGCTGGAACGTCAGGGCGCTCGATGCCAGTCCCGCGGTGAGCGACCTGCGCGCCGGCCTCCCGGAGGACTGCGCCGGACTGCTCGACACCGTCTGCGCCAGGGTCGAGGACGAGGAATACCTCGGCGAGGCCGTAGCGGGGATGGACGCGGTGGTCCACCTCGCCTGGTCGTTCAGCGACGACCCGCGTACACTCCTCGCGACCGACATAAAGGGCCACATCGACCTGTTAGAGCGCATGGTGGCAAGCGGCGTGCGGCGCCTCGTGTACACCAGCAGCGCGGTCGTGTACGGGGCACCCCTGAGGGTGCCCATTGACGAGACGCACCCCCTCAAGGTGGATCTGGCCAGGAAGCCGTTCTACGCCGCCATGAAGGTGGCGGCCGAGAACCTGAACCTCGCCTACGCAGCCCATCATCGCCTCGAGGTCACAAACATCAGATTCTGGTGGGCGTACGGCGACGACATCGGTGGGCGTCACCTGCGGGAGATGGCGGTCGCCGCCCTGCGCGGCAACCCGCTCGAGGTGGTGGCCGGCGCGGGCGGATCCTTCCTGCACCTCGACGACCTTTCGCGCATCGTGGAGCTGGCGGTCACGACCGAGTCCAATCGTGCCGGTACTTTCAACGTCGCGAGCGGGTTCGTGAGCTGGGAGGACGTCGCAACCGCGATCGCCAGGGCCGCAGGCTCGAATGCCGGGGTCCACGCAGTTCCCGAAGACCAATGGAGGGGCTCGCCGTTTATGATGGGCCGGTGGGAGCTGTCGGAGGCGCTCGCGCAGGAGAAGTTGGGGTACGCCCCCGCGTTCACGCCAGAAGAGGTACGGTCGTCCGTGATGCGGGCGGTGGGCCGCATGACCTCGAGGGTCGCGGCCCTCGCCCGTGCTGGCTAGCCGGCCGCCGCCGCCGCGGACCTGGGGCCCCGGCAGCAGCCCACGCAGGGCCGGTTCCAGGCGGAGCCGGCCCTGCCCGCGTCCCGAT
It encodes the following:
- a CDS encoding phosphomannomutase/phosphoglucomutase — encoded protein: MPVVNPQIFREYDVRGLVGKDLSRETVDLIGRAYGTYIRRRGLTDVVVGRDNRLSSRAYRDTIVEALLETGCNVMDIGLVVTPIFYFTRARYGIEGGVMITGSHNPPEFNGFKLGKGVATMYGEEIQDLRRLVESGRFEKGRGSLSMLDPVSEYIETIRNGIKLGPRKVTVVVDCGNGAGGLFGPRALEAIGCDVIPLFCEPDGNFPNHFPDPVKPENLAHLVEAVRKHGADVGVAYDGDADRLGAVDENGNHLWGDILMVLFWREIIPRHPGADALVEVKCSQALVDEIRRLGGNPIFSKTGHSLIKAKMKEIGAIFTGEMSGHMFFADEYYGFDDAIYASARLMRIISHSDKSISEMLGDIPRYYSTPETRVDCPDDVKFRVVKEMTEHFRSRYDVIEVDGARVLFPKGWGLVRASNTQPALVLRAEATDPESLEDIKAQMQGKLSQYPEVGEIDW
- a CDS encoding GntR family transcriptional regulator — protein: MAGGPVGISLACWHPVTQELLGALRRMILTGELEPGQRLIERDIADRLGVSRTPVRECIRKLESEGLVEHLPRKGCVVRRVSAGEVVEVFMIRSSLEPLASRLAAERRMPRDVTRLRKILTDLRSAAARGDSSTAHDFHVLFHETIFRAARSPRLAGMLKTLMHQSFWYARVAYTIPGRIEQAQAEHAAMLDAIETGDSDLAESRSREHVNRSKAAYMSIQSTVTRA
- a CDS encoding CDC48 family AAA ATPase; protein product: MSDDVRRPEATLKVQECLPDDARKGIARIDVSYLGVLDVKFGDYVEIAGRRTTCARVVPAFGDVYGFGVIQIDGVTRENAGTAVGEPVRVRKCEPSPAISVVLSPLLAREFDSKRDIEYLSRSLRGLPVTKGDRVEAPLLGQQFESFTVTGSAPKGPVVITADTQVKVGPPETLDGRQIRVSYEDIGGLHRQVRRIRELIEMPVRFSGLFRRLGIEPPRGVLMYGPPGTGKTLIARAVASESDVHFIHVNGPEIMHKYYGESEARLREIFDEARRKAPSVIFLDELDALAPRRGEVLGDVEKRVVGQLLALMDGLVARGDVIVLAATNMPDLVDPALRRPGRFDREIPVPVPDKSDRLEILRIHTRGMALAPDVSLARLADLTHGFVGADLANLCREAGMRALRRLLPRMGSGGTEVREAGDPLADAGVVAGELFEITITAGDFLEALKEIEPSAMREFFSEVPEVRWGDIGALDDVKQAMASLVEWPMKHPDLYERAGITPPKGVLLSGPTGTGKTLVAKAVATETGVNFIPVPGPVLYSKWLGESEKAVRELFRKARQAAPCILFFDELDSIAGTRGHGATAGGSERLVSQLLFEIDGLEDLKGVVVLAATNRIDLIDPALLRPGRFDFIVEFKPPDSSGRLEILKVHTRKTPLEPGVDLIEIAAMTEGFTGSDLAGVCRHASILAVREYMARSAVAAGGTGEFRLSMRHFAAGVEAIRGQVKEGCHRYQG
- a CDS encoding pyruvate ferredoxin oxidoreductase; protein product: MGKKKFMSGVVATANAVKLADVDVIATYPIRPYTGVMSELTRMVADGELDAEILHAAGEHDQLAIAYGASAAGARTFVGSSGVGVTFAFEVYSPMSGARLPAQCMIADRTLDPPGDFGSEHTEALCCRDQAWIMGWAENPQEALDLSLLFYRIGEDPRVLLPQFACQDGYFVSHIPGEVDIPDPAQVKEFLPPYKNHHSLDPNKPQIIGAQIEPKMGPPLQYQRKMAVDAARKVIVEAHEDFGRIFGRKYDPWMEEYLTEDADAVFFIQGAHAATARAVARRMRDQGAKVGVVKLRTFRPFPSREVCDRLSRFKVVGIVNNDACFGISGGAGVLFSEVRTALYGLGDRVKTIGFVAGLGGEVISREELYSMGKVMLEAARTGVVEKDTYWLPFELSA
- a CDS encoding pyruvate ferredoxin oxidoreductase (catalyzes the formation of acetyl-CoA from pyruvate and coenzyme A); its protein translation is MLEDIRSLAKAPKEEYYAPGHRTCAGCGPALVYRLVAKAAGPNTIFIGPTGCMYVANTSYGCGPWKVPWIHAQITNGGGVGSGIAAAYKAILRKGKKTGEYPNVIVMAGDGGATDIGLTSISGAAYRGHDMLIICYDNESYANTGIQTSPTTPWGAWTTFTPAGPVIPEGKRIWQKDNPKLMAAGHPALKFIATASLAYPLDLMNKVRRGLNATGPAYLHIHAPCPKGWMFAPDLTLEMGRLAVQTGMWQMYEVSGGRFKLTLEPEKRLPVTEYVTRQGRFRHLKPEHIEKIQQFIDAKCVEAGIKAVTPPATA
- a CDS encoding L-lactate permease; its protein translation is MIEVMARYLSPGTWILGISPIATVLVLMVALRWGGAKAGAVAWLWAALVSLTCFGGDVTTLASGTAKGLWETLFILLIVWGAMSVYGLIDGMGGFPVITSTFNRVTGGDRLLQILIIGMVFPAWMQGVLGFGTPVAVTAPLLIGLGFDPILAVTIPLLGHSWTVTFGSLGSSYWTLQRMTGLAEKPLALWSAVYFVPMCVMMFFFGAFWYSKLVYGDPWREVKRGWFPWLSLGVIQGMAIFLFSAYVFPSIGGFMAGFVGLAWGSLIRKFPFYRVEVSDQTVAAQAGTGPAVTAPATKEGQKPASRQLTFGQAFLPYVVIIVLVLAIYLSPLLQPVLGTPNIRAILEQNQFQLGPAWPQTKTALGFVNAKAAKYSPLRIFTMPGSIIWGSLIISVAIYTIAGLFKPQVWKKIGERLIKAAIPASLTLIPLSMMSVVMMEHGITTLLAVGTAKATGALYPFFANYIGQLGAFMTGSNTASNILFGAFQRDTALVLGITPFLVAGAQTVGGAIGNIHCPMNITLGTGSAGIPGREGEVMSRTLTTGAIIGLVTGVLSLVLVSMFPRAGL
- a CDS encoding NAD(P)-dependent oxidoreductase, producing the protein MKVLITGAAGSVGRHLVRRYLEKGWNVRALDASPAVSDLRAGLPEDCAGLLDTVCARVEDEEYLGEAVAGMDAVVHLAWSFSDDPRTLLATDIKGHIDLLERMVASGVRRLVYTSSAVVYGAPLRVPIDETHPLKVDLARKPFYAAMKVAAENLNLAYAAHHRLEVTNIRFWWAYGDDIGGRHLREMAVAALRGNPLEVVAGAGGSFLHLDDLSRIVELAVTTESNRAGTFNVASGFVSWEDVATAIARAAGSNAGVHAVPEDQWRGSPFMMGRWELSEALAQEKLGYAPAFTPEEVRSSVMRAVGRMTSRVAALARAG